A region from the Planctomycetota bacterium genome encodes:
- a CDS encoding aldo/keto reductase, whose protein sequence is MNYRTLGRTGLRVSEIGFGAWGIGGKQWIGAADDESERALERAIERGLNFIDTALAYGDGHSERVVGRVLRRRREKIYVATKVPPRNRQWPARRDVPVEEVFPGAYVAECTEESLRNLGVETLDLQQLHVWTDEFVGRGDWLEAVERLKRQGKIRFFGVSLGEHTPENGLELLKTGVVDTVQVIYNIFDQSPEDRLFPFCLERQIGVIARVPLDEGGLTGKVTPETVFPPGDFRERYFKGDRKREVFERVQRISEDLDVSLERLPEIAIRFSLSHPAVSTVIPGMRSVRHAEANCALGDGRGLPPEQVQALRAHRWVRNFYQP, encoded by the coding sequence ATGAACTACCGCACGTTGGGACGCACCGGCCTGCGCGTTTCGGAGATCGGCTTCGGCGCCTGGGGCATCGGCGGCAAGCAGTGGATCGGCGCCGCCGACGATGAATCCGAGCGCGCCCTGGAACGGGCGATCGAGCGGGGCCTCAACTTCATCGACACGGCGCTCGCCTACGGGGACGGGCACAGCGAGCGCGTCGTCGGGCGCGTGCTCCGCCGCCGTCGGGAAAAGATTTACGTGGCCACCAAGGTTCCGCCCCGCAACCGGCAGTGGCCCGCCCGGCGCGACGTGCCGGTCGAGGAGGTCTTCCCCGGCGCCTACGTCGCCGAATGCACCGAAGAGAGCCTGAGGAACCTCGGCGTCGAAACGCTCGATCTCCAGCAGCTCCACGTCTGGACGGACGAGTTCGTCGGCCGGGGCGACTGGCTGGAGGCGGTGGAGCGCCTGAAGCGGCAGGGCAAGATCCGCTTCTTCGGCGTTTCCCTCGGGGAGCACACGCCGGAGAACGGCCTGGAGCTGCTCAAGACCGGCGTCGTGGACACGGTCCAGGTGATCTACAACATCTTCGACCAGAGCCCCGAGGACCGCCTTTTTCCCTTCTGTCTCGAGCGGCAGATCGGCGTCATCGCCCGGGTGCCGCTCGACGAAGGGGGCCTGACGGGGAAAGTCACGCCCGAGACCGTTTTCCCGCCGGGCGATTTCCGCGAGCGCTATTTCAAGGGCGACCGCAAGCGCGAGGTCTTCGAGCGGGTCCAACGGATCTCGGAGGATCTGGACGTCTCGCTCGAGCGGCTTCCGGAGATCGCGATCCGCTTCTCGCTCAGCCATCCGGCCGTCTCGACCGTCATCCCCGGGATGCGGTCCGTGCGGCACGCGGAGGCCAATTGCGCGCTCGGCGACGGCCGGGGGCTGCCGCCGGAGCAGGTTCAGGCGCTCCGCGCGCACCGCTGGGTGCGGAACTTCTATCAGCCCTGA
- a CDS encoding carbohydrate kinase produces MKWALMKTVLAFGEALWDLLPSGPALGGAPANFAYRLNAFGDRALLVTRLGRDAWGLRAGERLKALGLDLALVQWDDRRPTGTVPVSVDARGVPEFTIVPDVAYDYIEPAPALLEAAARADAVYFGTLVQRSPVSRETLRRVLAAAPRAAKFLDINLRKDCYTPETIAASLAAADVLKLNEGEAEALAGMFGLRGGAPAAAAEAILERWPLRCCVVTLGERGAVAVSRNERAEVPGWNVRVVDTVGSGDAFSAGFLGAYLQGRPLAECLFRGNVLGALVAEQEGATQPLGPEDVRRFLEREGAGSSGEKGIRR; encoded by the coding sequence GTGAAGTGGGCTCTTATGAAAACGGTTCTGGCGTTCGGAGAGGCGCTCTGGGATCTTCTTCCGTCCGGGCCGGCGCTCGGAGGGGCGCCGGCGAACTTCGCGTACCGCCTGAACGCGTTCGGGGACCGGGCGCTTCTGGTGACGCGCCTGGGGCGCGACGCGTGGGGCCTGCGGGCGGGGGAGCGGCTGAAGGCGCTGGGGCTGGACCTGGCGCTGGTGCAATGGGACGACCGGCGGCCCACGGGGACCGTGCCCGTCTCGGTGGATGCGCGCGGCGTTCCGGAATTCACGATCGTTCCGGACGTGGCGTACGACTACATCGAGCCGGCGCCGGCCCTGCTGGAAGCCGCCGCCCGGGCGGACGCGGTCTACTTCGGGACGCTCGTTCAGCGTTCGCCCGTGTCGCGGGAGACGCTCCGGAGGGTGCTCGCGGCGGCGCCGCGGGCGGCGAAGTTTCTGGACATCAATCTCCGGAAGGACTGTTACACGCCCGAGACGATCGCCGCATCGCTAGCGGCGGCGGACGTCCTGAAGCTCAACGAAGGCGAGGCCGAGGCCCTGGCGGGAATGTTCGGCCTGCGCGGCGGAGCTCCGGCCGCCGCGGCGGAGGCGATTCTGGAACGCTGGCCGCTGCGCTGCTGCGTGGTGACCCTGGGGGAACGGGGGGCCGTGGCGGTTTCCCGGAACGAACGCGCCGAGGTGCCGGGCTGGAACGTCCGGGTCGTCGATACGGTGGGTTCCGGAGACGCCTTCAGCGCGGGGTTCCTTGGAGCGTATCTCCAAGGGAGGCCTTTGGCGGAGTGCCTGTTCCGCGGGAACGTCCTGGGAGCGCTCGTGGCGGAACAGGAAGGAGCCACGCAGCCGCTCGGTCCCGAGGACGTGCGGCGGTTTCTGGAGCGGGAAGGCGCCGGTTCCTCGGGGGAAAAGGGGATCCGGAGATGA
- a CDS encoding PKD domain-containing protein — MKALALAVCLGVAPQSGEEPRHGAADLKVGEAAEVEIPGGRKVRVRLLDLEEFRDDVCDAVRRARVRVEIDGRAEWVESAHYNLPVTVGEFQVDCPITRGTVANSRTDVWALRKDARIRIWPAGSPWLAPGTFRYPVRQRWFAGLTQMANEPVFVDGGDIPGPRKIYYHWGLDIGGSEGQVEVVAATDGRVVSAGNALLPGEEGSPARPRYDVVYLRDGRGWYYRYSHLKTIEVKPGETVEMGRRIGLLGKEGASGGWAHLHFDITRRQPSGDWGIEEGYAFLWEAYRREYAPRIVAVARPHHLLWAGQEAVLDGSRSWGQGLRHEWTFGDGTKAEGPRVARRYERPGSYSEILKVTDADGREDYDFAVVQVLDRHRPKDLPPTIHAAYWPTFGLRPGDPVTFKVRTFRTRDGEERWDFGDGSPPVTVRSDGNAVPLAPDGYAETIHRFEKPGVYVVRVERANAAGVRAVTHLKVRVGEEP, encoded by the coding sequence ATGAAGGCTCTCGCGCTGGCCGTCTGTCTCGGGGTCGCGCCCCAGTCCGGCGAGGAGCCGCGGCATGGAGCGGCGGATCTGAAGGTCGGGGAAGCGGCGGAGGTGGAGATTCCCGGAGGGCGCAAGGTGCGCGTGCGCCTCCTGGATCTCGAGGAGTTCCGTGACGACGTGTGCGACGCGGTGCGGCGGGCACGCGTCCGCGTGGAGATCGACGGCCGCGCGGAGTGGGTGGAGTCGGCGCACTATAACCTTCCGGTGACGGTGGGGGAGTTTCAGGTCGATTGTCCGATCACCCGGGGGACGGTGGCGAATTCACGGACCGACGTCTGGGCGCTCCGGAAGGACGCGCGGATCCGGATCTGGCCGGCGGGTTCGCCGTGGCTTGCGCCGGGGACGTTCCGCTATCCGGTCCGCCAGCGGTGGTTCGCCGGTCTCACGCAAATGGCCAACGAGCCCGTTTTCGTGGACGGCGGGGATATCCCGGGACCGCGCAAGATCTACTATCACTGGGGGCTGGACATCGGCGGCAGCGAAGGTCAGGTGGAGGTCGTCGCCGCCACCGACGGGCGCGTTGTCAGCGCGGGAAACGCGCTTCTTCCGGGGGAGGAAGGCTCGCCGGCGCGGCCGCGGTATGACGTCGTCTACCTTCGGGACGGCCGCGGCTGGTACTACCGCTACAGCCATCTCAAGACGATCGAGGTGAAGCCGGGGGAGACCGTCGAGATGGGACGGCGGATCGGGCTTCTGGGGAAGGAAGGGGCCAGCGGCGGCTGGGCGCATCTGCACTTCGACATCACCCGCCGCCAGCCGTCGGGCGACTGGGGCATCGAGGAAGGATACGCTTTTCTCTGGGAGGCCTACCGTCGGGAATACGCCCCCCGGATCGTCGCCGTGGCGCGTCCGCACCACCTGCTGTGGGCGGGACAGGAGGCGGTTCTGGACGGCTCACGCTCCTGGGGCCAAGGCCTGCGCCATGAATGGACGTTCGGGGACGGGACGAAGGCCGAGGGGCCCCGCGTCGCGCGGCGCTACGAGCGTCCGGGAAGCTACAGCGAGATTCTCAAAGTCACCGACGCCGACGGGCGGGAGGACTACGACTTCGCCGTCGTCCAGGTTCTGGATCGCCACCGTCCCAAGGATCTGCCGCCCACGATTCACGCGGCGTACTGGCCCACGTTCGGCCTTCGCCCGGGGGATCCGGTGACGTTCAAGGTCCGGACGTTCCGGACCCGGGACGGGGAGGAGCGTTGGGATTTCGGCGACGGAAGCCCGCCGGTGACGGTCCGTTCGGACGGAAACGCGGTCCCTCTGGCGCCCGACGGGTACGCCGAAACGATTCATCGGTTCGAGAAACCGGGCGTGTACGTGGTTCGGGTGGAGCGGGCCAACGCCGCCGGTGTCCGGGCGGTGACGCATCTCAAGGTGCGGGTGGGGGAGGAGCCATGA
- a CDS encoding CehA/McbA family metallohydrolase, with product MMQAILVLALAAQDPIPVEGQPLAAQVERLIQALEFLGSPLAPDVRAALSEAGRDGARIQRLLDPQTLLVVHINPESRVKAARGRGEARLVQGGWTPVLVKVVNESAVRSALRISSPQAGPVYSGGFRNVQGDPGRFLEVEMFQAPPMTPGLSGLRVEYAIALIYSSEAGRREATIVFDVGQGTQDLGFRAEAPVLFDVRPGVPVRLTIRDHDGKPTAARFTFTDRTGRVYPPQPKRLAPDFFFQKQIYRDDGGTVILPPGELTMEYGRGPEYRLLRRTVAVPERGEGRIDVRLERWVNPMEWGFYSGDHHIHAAGCAHYTNPTEGVHAPDMFLHVKGEGLNVGCNLTWGPCYDYQRKFFEPAPHKLSEPFTVLKYDVEVSGFGSQALGHVCLLNLKDQTYPGSEGTKTKGWPTWTTPLMKWAKAQGAVTGYAHSANGLWIRDDGRTARRLVGELDADGDGRVSRAEAARGLLPDDFGAVDGDSDGFLTAEETAAAIGRVKRRLPNYAIPDMDGIGAQEICVTVAQGLCDFISAMDTQRELEWNCWYHMLNCGFPLKASGETDFPCISGSRVGEGRVYVHLGKVDRIDFGRWCEGLARGRSYISDGYAHALEFRVAGKAPGEEAALEGPGVVPVRAKVAFAAENALGTAPGAAVPKGATRLVELVVNGRPVASKEVPADDRVHEIAFELPVERSSWVALRHFPQMHTNPVNVLVGGKPIRASRRSALWCVGVIEQLWRVRAEAIAPEEREEARRTFDGAIREYRRIAEECPEGS from the coding sequence ATGATGCAGGCGATTCTCGTTCTGGCGCTGGCCGCCCAGGATCCGATCCCCGTCGAGGGGCAGCCGCTGGCCGCCCAGGTGGAGCGACTGATTCAGGCGCTGGAGTTTCTGGGATCTCCTTTGGCGCCGGACGTGCGGGCGGCGCTTTCGGAGGCGGGCCGGGACGGGGCGCGGATCCAGCGGCTCCTGGATCCCCAGACGCTTCTGGTGGTGCACATCAATCCCGAGTCGCGCGTGAAGGCGGCGCGGGGCCGGGGGGAGGCCCGCCTCGTCCAGGGCGGCTGGACGCCGGTCCTCGTCAAGGTGGTCAACGAAAGCGCCGTGCGGTCGGCGCTGCGGATCTCCAGTCCTCAGGCCGGGCCGGTCTATTCGGGCGGCTTCCGGAACGTCCAGGGGGATCCCGGCCGTTTCCTCGAGGTGGAGATGTTCCAGGCGCCTCCGATGACGCCCGGTCTGAGCGGTCTGCGGGTCGAGTACGCGATCGCGCTCATTTACTCGTCCGAGGCGGGGAGGCGCGAGGCGACGATCGTCTTCGACGTCGGACAGGGGACGCAGGATCTCGGGTTCCGGGCCGAAGCGCCGGTGCTCTTCGACGTGCGGCCCGGGGTGCCGGTGCGCCTGACGATTCGGGATCACGACGGCAAGCCGACCGCCGCGCGGTTCACGTTCACGGATCGGACGGGTCGGGTTTACCCCCCGCAGCCCAAGCGCCTGGCGCCGGACTTCTTCTTCCAGAAGCAGATCTACCGGGACGACGGCGGGACGGTGATTCTTCCCCCCGGCGAGCTGACGATGGAGTACGGGCGCGGCCCCGAGTACCGGCTCCTGCGGCGGACGGTCGCGGTTCCGGAACGGGGCGAGGGGCGGATCGACGTGCGGCTGGAACGGTGGGTGAACCCGATGGAGTGGGGCTTCTACAGCGGGGACCACCATATCCACGCCGCCGGCTGCGCCCATTACACCAACCCCACGGAAGGGGTGCATGCCCCGGACATGTTCCTGCACGTCAAGGGCGAGGGGCTCAACGTGGGCTGCAACCTGACGTGGGGCCCGTGCTACGACTATCAGCGGAAGTTTTTCGAGCCCGCGCCCCACAAGCTTTCGGAGCCCTTCACGGTGCTCAAGTACGACGTCGAAGTGAGCGGCTTCGGCTCGCAGGCGCTCGGGCACGTGTGCCTGCTCAATCTGAAGGACCAGACGTACCCCGGCTCCGAAGGGACCAAGACGAAGGGCTGGCCCACCTGGACGACCCCTCTGATGAAGTGGGCCAAGGCCCAGGGAGCCGTCACGGGATACGCCCATTCGGCCAACGGCCTCTGGATCCGGGACGACGGGCGGACGGCGCGGAGGCTCGTGGGCGAGCTGGATGCGGACGGAGACGGCCGTGTATCCCGCGCGGAAGCCGCCCGGGGTCTCCTGCCGGACGATTTCGGCGCCGTGGACGGCGATTCGGACGGATTCCTGACGGCGGAGGAGACGGCCGCGGCGATCGGGCGCGTGAAGCGGCGGTTGCCCAACTACGCGATTCCGGACATGGACGGAATCGGCGCCCAGGAGATCTGCGTGACGGTGGCGCAGGGGCTGTGCGACTTCATCAGCGCCATGGACACCCAGCGGGAGCTGGAGTGGAACTGCTGGTACCACATGCTCAATTGCGGTTTTCCGCTCAAGGCCAGCGGCGAAACGGACTTCCCCTGCATCTCGGGAAGCCGGGTGGGCGAGGGGCGCGTGTACGTCCATCTCGGCAAGGTGGACCGGATCGATTTCGGGCGCTGGTGCGAGGGGCTTGCGCGGGGGCGAAGCTACATCTCGGACGGCTACGCGCATGCGCTGGAGTTCCGGGTGGCCGGGAAGGCGCCGGGGGAGGAGGCGGCGCTGGAAGGGCCGGGGGTCGTTCCGGTGCGGGCGAAAGTGGCCTTTGCGGCCGAGAACGCGCTCGGGACGGCGCCGGGGGCCGCGGTTCCCAAGGGGGCCACGCGGCTCGTGGAACTCGTGGTCAACGGCCGCCCGGTCGCGTCGAAGGAGGTGCCGGCCGACGACCGGGTGCACGAGATCGCGTTCGAGCTTCCGGTGGAGCGTTCCAGCTGGGTGGCGCTGCGGCACTTCCCGCAGATGCACACGAATCCGGTGAACGTTCTTGTGGGCGGCAAGCCGATCCGGGCGTCGCGCCGGAGCGCCCTCTGGTGCGTCGGGGTGATCGAGCAGCTCTGGCGCGTGCGGGCGGAAGCGATCGCGCCGGAGGAGCGGGAGGAGGCGCGCCGGACGTTCGATGGGGCGATTCGGGAGTACCGGCGCATCGCGGAGGAGTGTCCGGAGGGAAGTTAG
- a CDS encoding cupin domain-containing protein, whose protein sequence is MPKTIRRKTRTERKPAAPDRPIDTGLEVPFEIADLAAIPGVPCPCGTSRRAFRRPDNRVLSLHLVEISKDSRTHYHKGFTETYYFLEGEGHIELNGTLYPVRPGMAVMIRPGTRHRAVPGRGPMKILNIVSPPFDPADEWFD, encoded by the coding sequence ATGCCCAAGACGATCCGTCGGAAAACCCGCACCGAGAGGAAACCCGCCGCTCCCGATCGGCCGATCGACACGGGACTCGAAGTTCCCTTCGAGATCGCGGACCTCGCCGCGATTCCCGGAGTTCCCTGCCCCTGCGGCACAAGCCGACGCGCCTTCCGCCGTCCGGACAACCGGGTCCTGAGCCTCCACCTCGTGGAGATCAGCAAGGACTCGCGGACGCACTACCACAAGGGCTTCACGGAGACGTATTACTTCCTCGAAGGCGAGGGACACATCGAACTGAACGGGACGCTCTACCCCGTGCGGCCCGGGATGGCGGTGATGATCCGGCCGGGGACCCGCCACCGCGCGGTGCCCGGCCGAGGGCCCATGAAAATCCTCAATATCGTCTCGCCGCCCTTCGACCCCGCCGACGAGTGGTTCGACTAG
- a CDS encoding sigma-70 family RNA polymerase sigma factor, with protein MRTMAEHQGRLFAYILSLVGDPDAANDILQETNVVLWRDSKEFRPGSSFAAWAFRIAHFQVMAFRQRRLRDRLIFQDELLDLLAAGARETDDLFESRQERLTSCLEKLNPDHREMLRRRYAEGRSVQEIARDRGMTPNAAMQALFRIRKALLQCVGRVPEGGL; from the coding sequence GTGCGAACGATGGCGGAGCATCAGGGGCGGCTTTTCGCCTACATTTTGTCCCTTGTGGGCGATCCCGACGCGGCCAACGACATTCTTCAGGAGACGAACGTGGTCCTCTGGCGGGACAGCAAGGAGTTCCGTCCGGGCTCCAGCTTCGCCGCCTGGGCCTTCCGGATCGCTCACTTCCAGGTCATGGCCTTCCGCCAGAGACGGCTTCGGGATCGGCTGATCTTTCAAGACGAGCTTCTGGATCTTCTGGCCGCCGGCGCCCGGGAGACGGACGATCTCTTCGAATCCCGCCAGGAACGGCTGACGAGTTGTCTTGAAAAGCTCAATCCGGATCATCGGGAAATGCTCCGGCGCCGCTATGCCGAGGGCCGTTCCGTTCAGGAGATCGCCCGTGATCGAGGGATGACTCCGAACGCGGCCATGCAGGCTCTCTTCCGCATCCGGAAAGCCCTTTTGCAGTGCGTGGGGCGTGTCCCGGAGGGAGGCCTCTGA
- a CDS encoding FecR family protein — protein MPVSWEEVRPEFEALLAGLLDGRLETSERERLFRILRESSDARRMYLDFCQMHAILVSAHGVLQAFGPPVRRRSGGFAAVAAAVLMALGVAFWVRSASAPWGARFEPAEGSAWIVRDGRRVVLSESRPVREGDRYVTGSGARAVVRRDDGSTIVLLERTDVAFRADRVELNGGALRCEIVPHGDRSLVFLTPNAEATVLGTAFELSAVVGETRVRTGRGRVRLAAEERSVEIGAGQVGVADGPDLFRWEPALDLNFSALKELPPAFTTHFCFSDALTTSARAVAPAPERVRLVPGGLTFGPPPDRPARNGLIELRWSEEVGDDVMVEAEVAGAPRWSLGMAVSGSSFEGYRIIFAAIQGYDNGVAVDTLHPAECIVLAKDPKPIAPDEDHTLRVERRGTRMKVWVDRELRIDTEIDHPLPPARRRTVSLSNFGAPPLVKSLRVWKLGTPRGLRSP, from the coding sequence ATGCCGGTATCCTGGGAGGAGGTCCGCCCCGAATTCGAAGCGCTTCTGGCGGGGCTTCTCGACGGTCGTCTGGAGACTTCCGAACGGGAGCGCCTTTTCCGGATCCTGCGCGAGTCTTCCGACGCACGGAGGATGTATCTCGACTTCTGCCAGATGCATGCGATTCTGGTCTCGGCCCACGGGGTTCTTCAGGCCTTCGGGCCGCCGGTCCGGCGCCGGTCCGGCGGGTTCGCCGCCGTGGCAGCCGCCGTCCTGATGGCCCTGGGGGTGGCCTTCTGGGTCCGGTCCGCAAGCGCCCCCTGGGGCGCGCGTTTCGAGCCGGCGGAAGGCTCCGCCTGGATCGTGCGCGACGGCCGCCGAGTCGTTCTGTCGGAAAGCCGTCCCGTCCGGGAGGGGGACCGCTACGTCACGGGGTCCGGCGCGCGCGCCGTGGTCCGCCGGGATGACGGTTCGACGATCGTTCTCCTGGAGCGGACGGATGTCGCGTTCCGGGCCGATCGCGTGGAACTCAACGGCGGCGCGCTCCGGTGCGAAATCGTTCCGCACGGCGACCGTTCCCTGGTCTTTCTCACGCCGAATGCCGAGGCGACCGTCCTGGGCACGGCGTTCGAGCTGTCCGCGGTCGTCGGAGAAACCCGCGTCCGCACGGGCCGGGGCAGGGTCCGGCTGGCCGCCGAGGAGCGAAGCGTCGAGATCGGGGCCGGCCAGGTGGGGGTCGCCGACGGCCCGGACCTTTTCCGCTGGGAGCCCGCGCTGGACCTGAATTTTTCGGCTCTGAAGGAGCTTCCGCCCGCGTTCACGACCCATTTCTGCTTCTCCGACGCTCTGACGACCTCCGCGCGTGCCGTCGCGCCGGCGCCGGAGCGCGTTCGCCTCGTCCCCGGCGGTCTCACGTTCGGGCCGCCCCCCGACCGGCCCGCCCGAAACGGACTCATCGAACTGCGCTGGTCCGAGGAGGTGGGCGACGACGTGATGGTCGAGGCCGAGGTTGCCGGCGCCCCACGGTGGTCCCTGGGCATGGCGGTCTCGGGAAGCAGTTTCGAGGGGTATCGCATCATTTTCGCGGCGATCCAGGGGTACGACAACGGCGTCGCCGTGGATACCCTGCATCCGGCGGAATGCATCGTCCTGGCGAAGGACCCCAAGCCGATCGCGCCGGACGAGGATCATACGCTGCGCGTCGAGCGGCGCGGAACGCGAATGAAGGTGTGGGTGGACCGTGAGCTCCGGATCGATACGGAGATCGACCATCCGCTGCCCCCGGCCCGGCGGCGCACGGTGTCGCTCAGCAACTTCGGGGCGCCGCCCCTCGTGAAAAGCCTCCGGGTCTGGAAGCTCGGAACCCCTCGGGGGTTGCGTTCTCCATAG
- a CDS encoding DUF1501 domain-containing protein has protein sequence MMQPHAVRRLDAGAFRRHLRELDRRSFLRVGMLGAAGLALPDLLRLEARAAEQGRSPRRMSSVIILWMRGGPSQHETWDPKPDAPSEYRGPFGSIRTKVPGIRICELLPRSAALMHRWSIVRSLHHDNAGHSAADQICFTGYPPGPDAEANVAPSCGSVVARQLQAQNPRLPAYVMIPRMVPGTDAAYLGVAYRPFETLADPADGGPFRVPNLQAPAALSLERLADRRRLLEDLDRLRRSVDTSGMMEAMDRFHQSAWEIVTGPEARRAFDLDAEPRKVRERYGFMPEFKAPTPDRCGCPAWSQRILLARRLVEAGVRLVTVDLRWWDTHVEGIDSMKNGFLPRWDQAYSALIEDLHERGLLESTMVVAWGEFGRTPKLNDRNGRDHWPGVFSAAIAGGGVQGGRVVGASDDKGAYPKDNPKRPQDVLATIYRHLGVDIHAEYPDFSGRPRPVLPFGEPIEELF, from the coding sequence ATGATGCAGCCGCACGCCGTGCGACGACTGGACGCCGGTGCGTTCCGGCGCCATCTGCGGGAACTGGACCGCCGGAGCTTCCTTCGGGTGGGCATGCTCGGGGCCGCGGGGCTGGCGCTTCCGGACCTCCTCCGGCTCGAAGCCCGGGCCGCGGAGCAGGGAAGGTCTCCGCGCCGGATGTCCTCCGTCATCATCCTCTGGATGCGCGGCGGACCCAGTCAGCACGAGACGTGGGATCCGAAACCGGACGCTCCTTCCGAATACCGGGGACCGTTCGGGTCGATTCGGACGAAGGTGCCGGGGATCCGCATTTGCGAGCTGCTTCCGAGGTCGGCCGCCCTCATGCATCGCTGGTCGATTGTCCGGTCGCTCCATCACGACAACGCGGGCCACTCGGCGGCGGACCAGATCTGTTTCACGGGCTACCCGCCGGGGCCGGACGCGGAAGCGAACGTCGCCCCCAGCTGCGGGTCGGTCGTCGCCCGGCAGCTCCAGGCGCAGAATCCGCGGCTGCCGGCCTACGTCATGATTCCGCGCATGGTGCCCGGCACGGACGCGGCTTATCTGGGGGTCGCCTACCGGCCGTTCGAGACGCTCGCCGATCCCGCCGACGGCGGACCGTTCCGGGTTCCGAACCTTCAGGCGCCGGCGGCGCTCTCCCTGGAGCGCCTGGCGGATCGTCGACGGCTGCTGGAGGACCTGGATCGCCTGCGCCGTTCGGTGGACACCAGCGGGATGATGGAGGCGATGGACCGTTTCCACCAGAGCGCCTGGGAGATCGTCACCGGGCCGGAAGCCCGCCGGGCGTTCGATCTGGATGCGGAACCTCGAAAGGTCCGCGAGCGCTACGGGTTCATGCCCGAGTTCAAGGCGCCGACGCCCGACCGGTGCGGCTGCCCGGCCTGGTCGCAGCGGATTCTCCTGGCGCGGCGGCTGGTCGAGGCCGGCGTGCGCCTGGTGACCGTGGATTTGCGGTGGTGGGATACGCACGTCGAGGGCATCGACAGCATGAAGAACGGCTTCCTGCCCCGCTGGGACCAGGCGTATTCCGCCCTCATCGAGGACCTCCACGAGCGGGGTCTTCTGGAATCGACGATGGTCGTGGCGTGGGGGGAGTTCGGGCGGACGCCCAAGCTCAACGACCGGAACGGGCGGGACCATTGGCCGGGCGTCTTCTCGGCGGCGATCGCGGGAGGCGGCGTCCAGGGTGGGCGCGTCGTGGGGGCCAGCGACGACAAAGGGGCCTACCCGAAGGACAATCCGAAGCGGCCGCAGGACGTCCTGGCCACGATCTACCGGCATCTCGGGGTGGACATCCACGCGGAATACCCGGACTTCTCGGGGCGGCCCCGTCCGGTGCTCCCCTTCGGCGAACCGATCGAGGAACTGTTCTGA